The Rhodanobacteraceae bacterium genome window below encodes:
- a CDS encoding DUF2202 domain-containing protein, with product MNRQWILALALSGTLSMIAHPVEAGRGGGGGQWVPSLTSMEQADLVFMRQEEKLARDIYLHSEERYAIPPFANIAASEQRHMDAMLQVLQRYRVSDPVAGSPIGQFADSSLQALHDNLLALGDNSALTALKVGGFIEEADMRDIVAAIDRSEHADIDRVYGNLLCGSRNHLRAFAGQIVLATGLPYSAQLLPQTEVDAIVSTPQERCGN from the coding sequence ATGAACAGGCAATGGATTCTGGCGCTGGCGTTGTCTGGCACGCTCAGCATGATTGCCCACCCGGTGGAGGCCGGCCGCGGTGGTGGCGGAGGTCAATGGGTCCCGTCGTTGACCAGTATGGAACAGGCTGACCTGGTGTTCATGCGTCAGGAGGAGAAGCTCGCGCGCGACATCTACCTGCACAGTGAGGAGCGCTATGCGATCCCGCCATTCGCCAACATCGCCGCTTCCGAGCAGCGGCACATGGACGCGATGTTGCAGGTGCTGCAGCGCTACCGCGTGTCCGACCCGGTCGCTGGTTCTCCAATCGGCCAGTTCGCCGATTCCAGCCTACAGGCGTTGCACGACAACCTGCTGGCGCTCGGCGACAACAGCGCACTGACGGCGCTGAAGGTCGGCGGGTTTATCGAGGAAGCCGACATGCGCGACATCGTTGCCGCGATCGATCGTTCAGAGCACGCCGACATTGATCGGGTCTACGGCAACCTGCTGTGCGGCTCGCGCAATCACTTGCGCGCCTTCGCGGGACAGATCGTGCTCGCCACAGGGCTGCCTTATTCCGCGCAGTTGCTGCCGCAGACCGAGGTGGATGCCATCGTGTCCACGCCGCAGGAGCGCTGCGGCAACTGA
- a CDS encoding response regulator, translated as MFQLVSGQRLGSPSAYHSAMSEELGQRILVVDDDAALRELVVGYLGNHGYRVDGVGDGRAMRESMALHTPDLVVLDLMLPGEDGLSLLRSLRAGGGPPVIMVSARGDEVDRVVGLEVGADDYLAKPFGPRELLARVRAVLRRGAPAAAPESSRFGPFRLDRAAHVLLRDEVEVPLTTGEYNLLRILVDHPNQVLTRDHLVSLLRGFERTPFDRSIDVRVTRLRRKIEESPESPVYLRTAWGEGYLFAPRGDTRP; from the coding sequence ATGTTTCAGCTTGTTTCAGGTCAGCGTCTCGGTTCTCCTTCCGCTTACCATTCCGCCATGAGCGAAGAACTGGGCCAACGCATTCTGGTGGTTGACGACGACGCGGCGCTACGGGAACTGGTGGTGGGCTACCTCGGCAACCACGGGTACCGGGTCGATGGGGTCGGTGATGGGCGCGCGATGCGCGAATCGATGGCCCTGCATACCCCAGACCTGGTGGTGCTCGACTTGATGCTGCCGGGTGAGGATGGGCTGTCGCTGCTGCGCAGCCTGCGCGCCGGTGGCGGCCCGCCGGTGATCATGGTCTCGGCTCGCGGCGACGAAGTCGACCGCGTAGTCGGACTGGAGGTCGGCGCTGACGATTATCTCGCCAAGCCCTTCGGCCCGCGCGAACTGCTGGCGCGGGTGCGCGCGGTGCTGCGTCGCGGCGCACCGGCGGCCGCACCGGAGTCCAGTCGCTTCGGACCGTTCCGGCTGGATCGTGCCGCCCATGTGCTGCTGCGCGACGAGGTCGAAGTGCCGCTGACGACCGGCGAGTACAACCTGCTGCGGATCCTGGTCGACCACCCCAATCAGGTTCTCACGCGCGACCATCTGGTCTCGCTTTTGCGCGGCTTCGAACGCACGCCTTTCGACCGCAGCATCGACGTGCGCGTGACCCGGCTGCGACGCAAGATCGAGGAATCCCCGGAATCACCGGTGTACCTGCGCACGGCATGGGGCGAGGGCTACCTGTTCGCGCCGCGCGGAGACACGCGCCCATGA
- a CDS encoding amidoligase family protein, which produces MSADIDWQIGVEIELIAPPGSSRADYARALADACAGRVRSIWHQDTEPSLVGAQGVFENLTQGFEVYDAAGNLVVRCVDDLTLQHDLHRHAAPKPGWWRILSDDPRLLRLIGRHVDPAAQLPEALATVLPVFAAELLPVPDGVYRLIDPAGAPLALAAPLPGERERGCELITPPMRAGQARALTRLLELARRLGFTVPREGATHLHFDAAPLCNAEAIANLVLLLSTHGPALRRLCKTPAHFRRVGTWPGALLSCVNAIDFRSLPWPEAQARLRTLGLSKYCDFNLKNIAYGRESLHTFEVRILPAYLDPEAVLLAAGLFAALLRHCTDLTSTANPASWTGLSLASLLERIPMSAAHRDYWLARAASDHAEDDGSDR; this is translated from the coding sequence GTGAGCGCTGATATCGATTGGCAAATCGGCGTCGAGATCGAGCTGATCGCGCCGCCGGGCAGCAGCCGGGCCGACTATGCGCGGGCGCTTGCGGACGCCTGCGCAGGCCGCGTTCGCAGCATCTGGCACCAGGATACAGAGCCCAGCCTGGTCGGGGCTCAAGGGGTCTTTGAGAACCTCACCCAAGGCTTTGAGGTCTACGATGCCGCGGGCAATCTGGTCGTTCGCTGCGTCGATGATTTGACGCTGCAACACGATTTGCATCGGCACGCCGCCCCCAAGCCCGGCTGGTGGCGGATCCTCAGCGATGATCCCAGGCTGCTGCGTCTGATCGGTCGGCATGTCGATCCCGCCGCGCAATTGCCAGAAGCGCTGGCAACCGTGCTGCCCGTGTTTGCGGCCGAACTGCTGCCCGTTCCCGATGGGGTCTATCGCCTCATCGATCCCGCCGGGGCACCGCTGGCGCTGGCGGCGCCGCTGCCTGGCGAGCGCGAGCGTGGATGCGAGCTCATCACGCCGCCGATGCGCGCAGGACAGGCGCGCGCACTGACACGGCTGCTGGAACTTGCAAGGCGTCTGGGGTTCACGGTGCCCCGCGAAGGCGCCACCCATCTGCATTTCGACGCGGCGCCACTCTGCAACGCCGAGGCGATCGCAAACCTGGTGCTGCTGTTGTCGACTCATGGACCTGCATTGCGTCGATTGTGCAAGACACCCGCGCACTTCCGGCGTGTCGGCACTTGGCCCGGTGCCCTGCTGTCATGCGTCAATGCGATCGATTTCCGCAGCCTGCCCTGGCCCGAGGCGCAGGCCCGCCTGCGCACCCTGGGGCTGAGCAAGTACTGCGATTTCAATCTGAAGAACATCGCCTATGGCCGCGAGTCCCTGCACACCTTCGAGGTCCGAATACTGCCGGCGTACCTGGATCCAGAGGCTGTGCTGCTCGCCGCGGGCTTGTTCGCGGCACTGCTGCGCCATTGCACGGACCTGACTTCGACAGCGAACCCGGCTTCGTGGACCGGGCTGTCGCTGGCATCTCTGCTTGAGAGAATACCGATGAGCGCGGCGCATCGGGACTACTGGCTGGCAAGGGCGGCCTCCGACCACGCCGAAGACGATGGCTCGGACCGCTGA
- a CDS encoding methylmalonyl-CoA mutase family protein: MSTPAHQQLPASASASEQGPLRFVTAASLFDGHDAAINIMRRLIQSQGAEVIHLGHNRSVEDVVRAALQEDADGIALSSYQGGHMEYFKYMVDMLRERGAGHIRVFGGGGGTITPEEIAELHAYGVERVYHPNDGMQMGLVAMIEDLVRRTRKGREQRGAGQGARGTGEAEAAHREIGIGHVLSTIESNGYSETELASLRKQWQLAGGRVPVIGLTGTGGAGKSSVTDELLNRFLASFPEMQIAVISVDPTRRRSGGALLGDRIRMNTLRSPRVYMRSMATRRQNVATNVVLKDCIAYLRSEGFDLVMVETAGIGQSDSEIVDMVDFPVYVMTSDFGAPSQLEKIDMLDFAELVVLNKFDKRGAEDALRDVRKQWKRNRTAFQMKDEDVPVYPTIASQFNDPGVSWMFVNLCRLLKAKMGHGAGGTGQGEERPRSIGSVRCDFEPRIDTSLKEPRATVLIPGAQVRYLAEIAEQGRGVNRGIDAQAEAAARAESFYRVLGDMGDALRPEPLHLYPNDALMAPASQRSDTETVRSDRSSYLLDDRARDAAADEHAIRVLRQRYNDAVRALSSDAIQLLQEWPDRLKSIVDPVTEYQVRDKVIRVENYRDSLSHQKIPKIAAPTFKDWSSLLRFLMKENLPGAYPYTGGVFPYRRVGEDPTRMFAGEGTPERTNRRFHYLSVGQPAARLSTAFDSVTLYGEDPAIRPDIYGKIGNSGVSIATVDDMKKLYSGFDLCDPTTSVSMTINGPAPIILAMFMNTAIDQQVEKYLREDGQRWEAARERIAALYQDRPRPQYAGMLPEGNDGLGLGLLGVTGDQVVDAETYARIKARTLKSVRGTVQADILKEDQAQNTCIFSTEFALKMMGDIQQFFVDNAVRNFYSVSISGYHIAEAGANPISQLAFTLSNGFTIVEYYLARGMKVDDFAPNLSFFFSNGMDPEYTVIGRVARRIWARAMRERYGASPRSQMLKYHIQTSGRSLHAQEIQFNDIRTTLQALYALFDNCNSLHTNAYDEAITTPTEESVRRAVAIQLIINRELGLNFTENPWQGSFAVDYLTDLVEEAVYKEFEAISERGGVLGAMDTMYQRGKIQEESMYYEHKKHDGSLPLIGVNTYLPKDHAGEVATTIELIRSTEAEKGQQIANVKAFQEARNEVALPNPAEGGKPMKRLQAIARARENLFAALMEAVKTHSLGQISHALYDVGGEYRRNM; this comes from the coding sequence ATGAGCACGCCCGCCCACCAGCAACTGCCCGCCAGTGCGAGCGCCAGCGAACAGGGACCGCTGCGCTTCGTCACTGCAGCCAGCCTGTTCGATGGCCATGACGCCGCGATCAACATCATGCGCCGGCTGATTCAGAGTCAGGGCGCCGAAGTGATCCATCTCGGACACAATCGCTCGGTCGAAGACGTGGTCCGCGCCGCGCTGCAGGAAGACGCCGATGGCATCGCCCTGTCCAGTTACCAGGGCGGCCACATGGAGTACTTCAAGTACATGGTCGACATGCTGCGCGAGCGCGGTGCCGGCCACATCCGTGTCTTTGGCGGCGGCGGCGGCACCATCACGCCCGAGGAAATTGCCGAACTCCATGCCTACGGCGTCGAGCGTGTCTATCACCCCAACGACGGCATGCAGATGGGGCTGGTGGCGATGATTGAGGATCTGGTGCGACGTACGCGCAAGGGGCGGGAGCAGCGGGGCGCGGGGCAGGGGGCACGGGGCACGGGAGAGGCAGAAGCGGCGCATCGCGAGATCGGGATCGGCCATGTGCTGTCGACCATCGAGAGCAATGGCTACAGCGAGACCGAACTGGCGAGTTTGCGCAAGCAGTGGCAGCTGGCTGGCGGCCGCGTGCCCGTCATCGGCCTCACCGGCACCGGCGGGGCCGGTAAGTCCAGTGTCACCGATGAGTTGCTGAATCGATTCCTGGCCTCGTTCCCGGAGATGCAGATCGCGGTGATCTCGGTCGATCCTACCCGCCGTCGCAGTGGCGGTGCGCTGCTGGGCGACCGCATCCGCATGAACACGCTGCGTAGCCCGCGGGTGTACATGCGCTCGATGGCCACCCGTCGTCAGAACGTGGCCACCAATGTGGTGCTCAAGGACTGCATCGCTTATCTGCGCAGTGAGGGTTTCGATCTGGTCATGGTCGAGACCGCGGGCATCGGCCAGAGCGATTCGGAAATCGTCGACATGGTCGATTTCCCGGTCTACGTGATGACCAGCGACTTCGGTGCACCCAGCCAGCTGGAAAAGATCGACATGCTCGATTTCGCCGAACTCGTAGTGCTGAACAAGTTCGACAAGCGCGGTGCCGAGGACGCACTGCGCGATGTGCGCAAGCAGTGGAAGCGCAATCGCACGGCTTTCCAGATGAAGGACGAAGACGTGCCGGTCTACCCGACCATCGCCAGTCAGTTCAATGATCCCGGTGTGTCGTGGATGTTTGTGAATCTGTGCCGCTTGTTGAAGGCGAAGATGGGGCACGGGGCAGGGGGCACGGGGCAGGGGGAAGAGCGCCCTCGCTCCATCGGCAGCGTACGCTGCGACTTCGAGCCGCGCATCGATACCTCGCTGAAAGAACCGCGGGCGACGGTGCTGATTCCTGGTGCGCAGGTGCGTTATCTGGCGGAGATTGCCGAGCAGGGCAGGGGCGTCAATCGCGGTATCGACGCTCAGGCCGAGGCGGCGGCGCGCGCCGAGAGTTTCTATCGGGTGTTGGGCGACATGGGCGATGCCCTGCGTCCGGAACCGCTGCATCTGTATCCCAACGACGCGTTGATGGCACCGGCCAGCCAACGCTCCGACACCGAGACGGTACGCAGCGATCGCAGCAGCTATCTGCTGGACGACCGGGCCCGCGACGCGGCTGCCGACGAGCACGCCATCCGCGTGCTGCGGCAGCGCTACAACGATGCCGTGCGCGCGCTCAGCAGCGATGCCATTCAGCTCTTGCAGGAATGGCCGGATCGACTCAAGTCCATCGTCGATCCGGTGACCGAATACCAGGTGCGCGACAAGGTCATCCGCGTCGAGAATTACCGCGATTCGCTGTCGCACCAGAAAATCCCGAAGATCGCCGCGCCCACCTTCAAGGACTGGTCCAGCCTGCTGCGTTTCTTGATGAAGGAAAACCTGCCGGGCGCCTATCCCTATACCGGCGGCGTGTTTCCCTATCGCCGTGTGGGTGAAGATCCCACCCGAATGTTCGCCGGCGAAGGCACGCCCGAGCGCACCAATCGGCGTTTCCATTACCTGTCGGTGGGCCAGCCGGCAGCGCGGCTGTCGACCGCTTTCGATTCAGTCACGCTGTACGGCGAAGACCCGGCGATCCGTCCCGACATCTACGGCAAGATCGGCAATTCCGGCGTGTCCATAGCCACCGTCGACGACATGAAGAAGCTCTATTCGGGCTTTGATCTGTGCGATCCGACGACCTCGGTGTCGATGACCATCAACGGCCCGGCGCCGATCATCCTGGCGATGTTCATGAACACCGCCATCGATCAGCAGGTGGAGAAATACCTGCGCGAAGACGGCCAGCGCTGGGAAGCGGCACGCGAACGTATCGCTGCGCTGTACCAGGATCGCCCGCGCCCGCAATACGCCGGCATGTTGCCCGAGGGCAATGATGGCCTGGGGCTGGGCCTGCTTGGCGTCACCGGTGATCAGGTGGTCGATGCCGAAACCTACGCCAGGATCAAGGCGCGCACGCTGAAGAGCGTGCGCGGTACGGTGCAGGCCGACATCCTGAAAGAGGATCAGGCCCAGAATACCTGCATCTTCAGCACCGAATTCGCGCTGAAGATGATGGGTGACATCCAGCAGTTCTTTGTCGACAACGCCGTGCGCAACTTCTACTCGGTGTCGATCTCCGGCTATCACATTGCCGAAGCTGGCGCCAACCCGATCAGCCAGTTGGCTTTCACACTGAGCAATGGATTCACCATCGTCGAGTACTACCTGGCGCGCGGCATGAAGGTCGACGATTTCGCGCCGAACCTGAGCTTCTTCTTCAGCAACGGCATGGACCCGGAATACACCGTGATTGGCCGCGTGGCCCGCCGTATCTGGGCTCGCGCGATGCGCGAGCGCTACGGCGCCAGCCCGCGCAGCCAGATGCTGAAGTACCACATCCAGACCTCCGGCCGTTCACTGCACGCCCAGGAGATCCAGTTCAACGACATCCGCACCACGCTGCAGGCCCTGTACGCGCTGTTCGACAACTGCAACAGCCTGCACACCAACGCCTACGACGAAGCCATCACCACGCCCACCGAAGAGTCCGTGCGCCGCGCGGTGGCCATCCAGCTGATCATCAACCGCGAGCTCGGCCTGAACTTCACCGAGAACCCCTGGCAGGGCAGTTTTGCCGTCGACTACCTCACCGATCTGGTCGAAGAAGCCGTGTACAAGGAATTCGAAGCCATCAGCGAGCGCGGCGGCGTGCTCGGTGCCATGGACACCATGTACCAGCGCGGCAAGATCCAGGAAGAATCGATGTACTACGAGCACAAGAAGCACGACGGCAGCCTGCCGCTGATCGGCGTCAACACCTATCTGCCCAAGGACCACGCCGGCGAAGTCGCCACCACCATCGAACTGATCCGCAGCACCGAAGCCGAGAAAGGCCAGCAGATCGCCAACGTCAAGGCCTTCCAGGAAGCCCGCAACGAGGTCGCGCTGCCCAATCCCGCCGAAGGCGGCAAACCCATGAAACGCCTCCAGGCGATCGCCCGCGCCCGCGAGAACCTGTTCGCAGCGCTGATGGAGGCGGTCAAGACCCACTCACTGGGGCAAATCAGCCATGCCCTGTATGACGTGGGCGGGGAGTATCGGCGGAATATGTAA
- a CDS encoding metal ABC transporter permease: MNWDGLDIGILGPAFLAGLLVLSTHVPLGQQVLARGIIFIDLALAQVAAMGVIGAQYFGIDEHGYGVQAAAALAALAGAGLLTWTEKRWPEYQEPLIGTLFVLAATGGLLLLANNPHGGEHLKDLLVGQILWVSYGQLIPAVLLSAVLLGVIWLRTGSLSGLLFYAVFALAITASVQLVGVYLVFASLIVPALATVGLGGRRRLLMSYSIGVLGYVLGLAMSAVLDLPSGAMIVWTLAGCAIVGRVLLVMSGQLPRDQASAAAGRHSA; this comes from the coding sequence GTGAACTGGGATGGACTGGATATCGGCATCCTCGGACCGGCCTTCCTGGCCGGTCTGCTGGTGCTGTCCACGCACGTGCCCCTGGGCCAGCAGGTGCTCGCGCGCGGCATCATCTTCATTGACCTCGCTCTGGCGCAGGTCGCAGCCATGGGTGTCATAGGGGCGCAGTATTTCGGCATTGATGAGCACGGCTACGGCGTGCAGGCTGCTGCAGCCCTGGCAGCGCTGGCGGGCGCGGGCCTGCTGACCTGGACCGAGAAACGCTGGCCCGAATACCAGGAACCGCTGATCGGCACGCTGTTCGTGCTGGCGGCCACCGGTGGTTTGCTGCTGCTGGCCAACAACCCGCATGGCGGCGAGCATCTCAAGGACCTGCTCGTGGGGCAGATCCTTTGGGTGAGTTATGGCCAGCTCATACCCGCGGTGCTGCTGTCGGCGGTCTTGCTGGGCGTGATCTGGTTGCGCACGGGCAGCCTCTCGGGACTGCTCTTCTACGCCGTGTTCGCGCTGGCGATCACCGCCTCGGTGCAACTGGTGGGGGTTTATCTGGTCTTTGCCAGCCTGATCGTCCCGGCGCTGGCCACGGTGGGTCTAGGCGGCCGTCGTCGACTGCTGATGTCCTACAGCATCGGCGTTCTGGGTTATGTGCTCGGCCTGGCGATGTCGGCGGTGCTGGATTTGCCCAGCGGCGCCATGATCGTGTGGACGCTCGCAGGGTGCGCGATCGTCGGCAGGGTGTTGCTCGTGATGTCGGGACAGCTGCCAAGGGATCAGGCCAGCGCCGCTGCGGGCCGTCACTCGGCATGA
- a CDS encoding zinc ABC transporter substrate-binding protein, with the protein MKSLWFALLLLGLGASAPAQALNVFACEPEWASLTQELAGDLATVESATSALQDVHQIEAKPSLIARMRRADLVVCSGAGLEAGWLPQLIRQSGNNKVASGAGAFMAAEQVETLEKPSQLDRADGDVHPQGNPHVQLDPYRMLTIAKALSARLTELDGTHAGNYAERLSDFSTRWQAAISRWEAQAAPLKGRKVVVNHASWIYLLQWLGMAQIGALEPKPGVPPTSGHLASLVELSKSQSTLAIISAAYQDPKAGEWLSERTGVPAVVLPFTVGGNDQAKDLFGLYDSTIDLLLGAIK; encoded by the coding sequence ATGAAAAGCCTGTGGTTCGCGCTGTTGTTGCTGGGCCTGGGAGCCAGTGCTCCGGCACAGGCACTGAATGTGTTTGCCTGCGAGCCCGAATGGGCCTCGCTGACGCAGGAACTGGCGGGTGATCTGGCCACGGTAGAGAGCGCGACCAGTGCGCTGCAGGATGTGCACCAGATCGAGGCCAAGCCCAGCCTGATCGCCCGGATGCGTCGCGCCGATCTGGTGGTGTGTTCAGGAGCCGGGCTGGAGGCTGGCTGGCTGCCGCAACTGATTCGGCAGTCGGGTAACAACAAGGTGGCATCGGGTGCCGGTGCCTTCATGGCTGCGGAACAGGTCGAGACCCTGGAGAAGCCCAGCCAGCTTGATCGCGCCGACGGCGATGTGCATCCGCAGGGCAACCCGCATGTGCAGCTCGATCCCTACCGCATGCTGACCATCGCCAAGGCGCTGAGTGCGCGCCTGACCGAGCTGGATGGCACTCACGCCGGCAACTATGCCGAGCGCCTGTCTGATTTCTCGACGCGCTGGCAGGCGGCGATCTCACGCTGGGAAGCCCAGGCGGCACCGCTGAAAGGCCGCAAGGTGGTGGTCAATCACGCCAGCTGGATCTATCTGCTGCAGTGGCTGGGCATGGCACAGATCGGCGCGCTGGAACCCAAGCCCGGCGTGCCGCCGACCAGTGGCCATCTGGCGAGTCTGGTGGAGCTGAGCAAATCGCAATCCACACTGGCCATCATCAGCGCCGCCTATCAGGACCCCAAGGCCGGCGAATGGCTGTCCGAACGTACCGGCGTACCAGCTGTGGTGCTGCCCTTCACCGTGGGCGGCAATGATCAGGCCAAGGATCTGTTTGGCCTGTACGATTCCACCATCGACCTGCTGCTCGGCGCGATCAAGTGA
- a CDS encoding methyltransferase regulatory domain-containing protein, with amino-acid sequence MDDWTDGYVTEVPYSVNHFPEMAPAHLRLALLQAGLAAPNTDRDFTYLELGFGQGLGLNMLAAAHPQGRFFGNDFMPAHVAAAQALADQAGLSNLQLVQDSFSQLRGRDLPPMDFIVLHGVYSWVNADNRAHIVALIARLLKPGGVVYLSYNCMPGWAHKAPLQRLMSEAAQRQSRGSALQGFHAARDLLRQLDAADAAFFANNPGARTALREIANASDAYLLHEFAPRGWTPFYCTDVAADMGRADLQFAASAKLFSNFPQWSLPPELRAVIDATEDSGMRELLRDFAMQTPLRRDVYLRSPRTLNAAEIEQEYDATLLALQRPPASCARHVRTPITALHLEDDVVDALLAALAGGPQTIAALRALPALANASPASIRETLNLMLCLGYLGPATAPKVETRGRVHALNKALLKRLHAGERLSGFVSPAHSAAVAIAYHDQLFLAAQQNGHSNPDTLASYAENVLQISTGPTATPSALPDLQREARNFLQYGDEYYRSLDLFGAT; translated from the coding sequence ATGGATGATTGGACTGACGGCTACGTCACCGAGGTGCCGTACAGCGTGAACCATTTCCCCGAAATGGCGCCCGCGCATCTGCGTCTGGCACTGCTGCAGGCCGGGCTGGCCGCGCCCAACACTGACCGTGATTTCACCTATCTCGAACTCGGTTTCGGTCAGGGCCTCGGTCTCAACATGCTGGCCGCCGCACACCCGCAGGGCCGATTCTTTGGCAATGACTTCATGCCCGCGCATGTGGCCGCCGCGCAAGCGCTTGCCGATCAGGCCGGACTCAGCAACTTGCAACTCGTGCAGGACAGCTTTTCCCAACTGCGCGGGCGCGATCTGCCGCCCATGGACTTCATTGTCCTGCACGGCGTCTACTCTTGGGTCAATGCGGACAATCGCGCCCACATCGTTGCGCTGATCGCGCGTTTGCTCAAACCCGGTGGCGTGGTCTACCTGTCCTACAACTGCATGCCTGGCTGGGCCCACAAGGCGCCGCTGCAACGCCTGATGAGCGAAGCCGCGCAAAGGCAAAGCCGCGGCAGCGCACTGCAAGGCTTCCACGCGGCACGCGATCTGCTGAGGCAACTGGACGCCGCCGACGCCGCCTTCTTTGCCAACAACCCCGGCGCGCGCACCGCGCTGCGCGAGATCGCGAACGCCAGCGACGCCTATCTGCTGCACGAATTTGCCCCCCGCGGCTGGACACCCTTCTACTGCACCGATGTCGCCGCCGACATGGGCCGCGCCGACCTGCAATTTGCCGCCTCTGCCAAGCTGTTTTCCAACTTTCCACAATGGTCGTTACCGCCCGAGTTGCGCGCCGTGATCGATGCCACCGAAGACTCAGGGATGCGCGAACTGCTGCGTGATTTCGCCATGCAAACGCCCTTGCGCCGCGATGTGTACCTGCGCAGCCCGCGTACACTCAATGCCGCCGAGATCGAGCAGGAATACGACGCCACCCTGCTCGCCCTGCAACGCCCTCCCGCCAGCTGTGCGCGTCATGTGCGCACGCCGATCACGGCCCTGCACCTGGAGGATGATGTGGTCGACGCGCTACTGGCAGCACTCGCCGGCGGCCCGCAAACCATCGCTGCCCTGAGGGCACTGCCTGCCCTGGCCAACGCCAGTCCGGCCAGCATCCGCGAAACGCTTAACCTGATGCTGTGCCTCGGTTACCTCGGCCCGGCAACGGCCCCGAAAGTCGAAACCCGAGGCCGCGTGCATGCCCTGAACAAGGCCTTGCTCAAACGCCTGCATGCCGGCGAACGCCTGTCCGGTTTTGTATCGCCCGCACATTCCGCAGCTGTCGCCATCGCCTATCACGACCAACTCTTCCTCGCGGCCCAGCAGAACGGGCACAGCAATCCCGATACACTGGCCTCGTATGCCGAAAACGTGCTGCAGATCAGCACCGGGCCCACGGCCACTCCATCGGCATTGCCTGACTTGCAACGCGAAGCGCGCAACTTCCTGCAGTACGGCGACGAGTACTACCGCTCGCTGGATCTGTTCGGCGCTACCTGA